From a region of the Deltaproteobacteria bacterium genome:
- a CDS encoding SDR family oxidoreductase, translated as MEMQGGRALVLGGVKGVGKAIALDLARSGAKVAVIWHDWESFLPALERDLKAVTDDFLILRADLRETAKIAETVDSVARRFGGLNVLVNNIERGGWPAVHGPYTEEQWDLEFATTLRAKRWAFEAALPHLRKSENACVVNVSSIAGIVGRSGPAAPVFAEGYSSANAGISVLTRTWARMGAPEVRVNEIMLGFFDTRHGPETRGWDILTEDERRAILDHTLLNRTGGLDDVTGAVRFLVNDAPFMTGGTLVLAGGYILGGERTLPVPKGVVQPGESVLGK; from the coding sequence ATGGAGATGCAAGGCGGAAGAGCCCTTGTGCTTGGGGGCGTAAAAGGCGTGGGCAAGGCTATTGCGCTCGATCTGGCCCGGAGCGGCGCGAAGGTGGCCGTTATCTGGCACGACTGGGAAAGTTTCCTTCCTGCCCTCGAACGGGACCTGAAGGCGGTTACGGACGACTTCCTCATCCTTCGGGCCGATCTGAGGGAGACCGCAAAAATAGCGGAAACAGTGGACTCCGTTGCAAGGCGTTTCGGGGGGCTCAACGTTCTCGTCAACAACATCGAGCGAGGCGGCTGGCCCGCTGTCCACGGCCCCTACACCGAGGAGCAGTGGGACCTGGAGTTCGCCACAACGCTTCGGGCCAAACGGTGGGCCTTCGAGGCTGCGCTTCCGCATTTGAGGAAAAGCGAAAACGCCTGTGTCGTGAACGTCTCGTCCATCGCGGGAATAGTGGGGCGCAGCGGCCCGGCGGCCCCGGTATTCGCGGAGGGGTATTCCTCCGCCAACGCGGGGATTTCGGTTCTCACCCGCACATGGGCCAGGATGGGAGCGCCGGAAGTTCGGGTCAACGAGATCATGCTGGGTTTTTTTGATACCCGCCACGGTCCCGAAACCAGGGGATGGGATATTCTGACCGAGGATGAAAGGCGGGCGATACTCGATCACACCCTTTTGAACCGCACGGGAGGCCTTGACGACGTAACGGGTGCGGTGCGCTTCCTTGTAAATGACGCGCCGTTCATGACCGGCGGGACGCTGGTGCTGGCCGGAGGCTATATCCTGGGAGGCGAAAGAACGCTGCCCGTGCCGAAAGGCGTGGTACAGCCGGGCGAAAGCGTTTTGGGGAAATAG
- a CDS encoding MucR family transcriptional regulator — protein sequence MAKTLTEMAAEIIAAKAARSDMNQDALNDALNATFNALAQLRNKEESQDQTETVSDASDEEMDALVELRKTPKRSIRKNKVICLECGQEFKQLTNGHLKEHGLTTKEYRKKWGFTARQPLSSQNLSAKRRKSAEERGLGEKLKLARQQKAANAESTGKKGGRKKASKKSE from the coding sequence ATGGCGAAGACCCTCACTGAAATGGCTGCGGAAATCATTGCGGCAAAGGCGGCCCGCTCCGACATGAACCAGGACGCCCTTAACGACGCCCTTAACGCCACTTTCAACGCCCTTGCGCAACTGCGGAACAAGGAAGAATCCCAGGATCAGACCGAAACCGTTTCAGACGCCTCCGACGAGGAGATGGACGCCCTGGTGGAACTGCGCAAGACCCCCAAGCGCTCCATCCGCAAGAACAAGGTGATCTGCCTGGAATGCGGCCAGGAGTTCAAGCAGCTCACCAACGGGCATCTCAAGGAACATGGCCTGACCACCAAGGAATACCGCAAGAAGTGGGGCTTCACCGCCCGCCAGCCCCTAAGCTCCCAGAATCTTTCCGCCAAGCGCAGGAAGAGCGCCGAGGAGCGCGGCCTGGGCGAAAAGCTCAAGCTGGCCCGCCAGCAGAAGGCGGCAAACGCGGAATCCACCGGGAAAAAAGGCGGCAGGAAAAAGGCCTCCAAAAAATCCGAGTGA
- a CDS encoding YkgJ family cysteine cluster protein yields the protein MDIPALSKMEPPEFRAALWGLFAEMDAAYEKASSDTGFACTGCEDNCCLTWFHHHTLAEVLAIYDGFCRLPENARSLSAQKAQDVLEALKIHNDTEGPFRAWCPLNFDGRCAAYAHRPMICRLHGLSWKMTLPHGIVQQGPGCEIFGRRSSAAQEPALDRTPFYRRLAALEKDLRSSLSFSGRIRLSVAETIAMFAPPLEEP from the coding sequence ATGGATATCCCCGCCCTGTCGAAAATGGAGCCGCCGGAATTCCGGGCCGCCCTTTGGGGCCTTTTTGCCGAAATGGACGCGGCCTACGAAAAGGCGTCGTCGGATACGGGCTTTGCCTGCACCGGCTGCGAAGACAACTGTTGCTTGACCTGGTTTCACCATCACACCCTGGCCGAGGTTCTGGCCATTTACGACGGATTTTGCCGCCTGCCGGAAAATGCCAGAAGCCTTTCGGCTCAAAAGGCGCAGGATGTGCTTGAGGCGCTGAAAATCCATAACGACACAGAAGGCCCCTTTCGGGCCTGGTGCCCACTGAATTTTGACGGGCGCTGCGCGGCCTACGCGCACCGGCCCATGATCTGCCGCCTGCACGGGCTGAGCTGGAAAATGACCCTTCCCCACGGCATCGTTCAACAGGGTCCGGGCTGCGAAATTTTCGGGCGGCGGTCGTCCGCAGCCCAAGAGCCCGCCCTTGACCGCACGCCATTTTACCGCCGTCTGGCGGCCCTGGAGAAGGATTTGCGCTCATCCCTTTCGTTTAGCGGAAGAATTCGCCTGAGCGTGGCCGAAACCATAGCCATGTTCGCCCCGCCCTTGGAGGAGCCATGA
- a CDS encoding class I SAM-dependent methyltransferase — translation MLLSLGEKLAMNNPIRAAIQRHYEARQFLKLGGPTKGARALEMGCGQGVGAEIIFDVFGAGKVDAFDLDPDMVARARRRLARFGDRVRLFTGDAERMEAADASYDAVFDFGIIHHVPGWKMAVAEAFRVLKPGGRFYTEEVYRPFTANFLVRAVAEHPQEAEFTHDEYGKALSAAGFKIIGQERLLSLFGWFVAQKP, via the coding sequence ATGCTTCTTTCCCTGGGTGAAAAACTCGCCATGAACAACCCCATCCGGGCAGCCATCCAGCGCCATTACGAGGCTCGGCAGTTCCTCAAACTTGGCGGGCCGACAAAAGGCGCGAGAGCCCTTGAAATGGGCTGCGGCCAGGGAGTGGGTGCGGAAATCATTTTTGATGTTTTCGGTGCCGGAAAGGTTGACGCCTTTGATCTCGACCCGGACATGGTGGCCCGCGCACGGCGAAGACTTGCCCGCTTCGGGGACCGGGTGCGCCTTTTCACCGGCGACGCGGAGCGCATGGAGGCCGCAGACGCAAGCTACGACGCCGTGTTCGATTTCGGCATCATCCACCATGTTCCGGGCTGGAAAATGGCCGTGGCAGAGGCCTTCCGGGTGTTGAAGCCAGGCGGGCGGTTCTACACCGAGGAGGTTTACAGGCCCTTTACGGCCAATTTTCTGGTAAGGGCCGTTGCCGAGCATCCCCAAGAGGCCGAATTCACACACGACGAATACGGAAAAGCCCTTTCAGCGGCGGGCTTCAAAATAATCGGGCAGGAGCGCCTACTGTCCCTTTTCGGCTGGTTCGTGGCGCAAAAACCATGA
- a CDS encoding type I restriction enzyme HsdR N-terminal domain-containing protein, producing the protein MDSHVYIFGTLTDVLTGETLTDTHDERYRQELARFLLDEKGYRKEGLEPRVSIRLENLGRCAEVLVDIAARMDGHILMILRYGPGSLVTRERPAIAASRLVAPYQVPVVVVTNGEDAEIIDGRTGKITGSGLPAIPSRDELAALAQVFIPVPVSEKQKDAERRILFTYEAVGACNCDDGGCKI; encoded by the coding sequence ATGGACTCGCACGTCTACATCTTCGGAACACTGACCGACGTTCTTACGGGCGAAACCCTCACGGACACCCACGACGAACGTTATCGCCAGGAGCTCGCCCGCTTTCTTCTTGACGAAAAAGGATACCGGAAAGAAGGCCTTGAGCCCCGCGTCAGCATCCGTCTCGAAAACCTTGGGCGCTGCGCCGAGGTCCTGGTGGACATCGCGGCCAGGATGGACGGGCACATTCTCATGATCCTTCGCTACGGGCCGGGCTCCCTGGTCACCCGCGAACGCCCCGCCATTGCCGCCTCCCGCCTGGTTGCCCCGTATCAGGTCCCTGTGGTGGTGGTGACGAACGGAGAGGATGCGGAGATCATTGACGGACGAACGGGAAAAATTACGGGAAGCGGGCTTCCGGCCATTCCGTCAAGGGATGAACTGGCGGCCCTGGCGCAGGTTTTCATCCCCGTCCCCGTCAGTGAAAAACAGAAAGACGCCGAACGCAGGATACTTTTCACCTACGAGGCGGTGGGGGCGTGCAATTGTGATGACGGCGGCTGTAAAATCTGA
- the aprB gene encoding adenylyl-sulfate reductase subunit beta, protein MPSFVIYEKCDGCKGGDKTACMYICPNDLMVLDPTAMKAYNQEPDQCWECFSCVKICPQQAIEVRGYVDFVPMGSNIMPLMSSEDVLWTCKFRNGLVKRFKFPIRTTPEGQANAYASLVGKDIESQLLSNEEAEGYAIPRPKALV, encoded by the coding sequence ATGCCGAGTTTTGTCATTTATGAAAAATGCGACGGGTGCAAGGGCGGCGACAAGACCGCGTGCATGTACATCTGCCCCAACGACCTCATGGTGCTTGATCCCACCGCCATGAAGGCCTACAATCAGGAGCCCGATCAGTGCTGGGAATGCTTCTCCTGCGTAAAGATCTGCCCCCAGCAGGCCATCGAAGTTCGCGGCTATGTCGATTTCGTGCCCATGGGCTCCAACATCATGCCCCTTATGAGCTCCGAAGACGTGCTGTGGACCTGCAAGTTCAGAAACGGTCTCGTCAAGAGGTTCAAGTTCCCCATCCGCACCACCCCTGAAGGCCAGGCCAACGCCTATGCATCCCTCGTGGGCAAGGACATCGAATCCCAGCTTCTTTCCAACGAAGAGGCCGAGGGTTACGCCATTCCCCGCCCCAAGGCACTGGTGTAA
- a CDS encoding nucleoside deaminase translates to MPGKLFSAEESAGHGHFMGMAIKLAEEALDRGEFPVGCVLVHEGRVVADGRRDGTSSCLANEVDHAEMVALRKVEPLLARGHVTAPGIICYSTLEPCLMCYASLLIHGITRMVYAYEDAMGGGCACDLTVLPPLYSGISPVIAQGVMRRESLALFQKFWSDEKNSYLKDSFLCRYTMNLPH, encoded by the coding sequence ATGCCGGGTAAACTTTTCAGCGCGGAAGAAAGCGCCGGTCACGGCCATTTCATGGGCATGGCCATCAAACTCGCCGAAGAGGCGCTCGACCGGGGGGAGTTTCCGGTGGGCTGCGTACTGGTGCACGAAGGGCGCGTCGTGGCGGACGGACGCCGGGACGGCACCTCCTCCTGCCTTGCCAACGAGGTAGACCACGCCGAAATGGTGGCTCTTCGCAAGGTGGAGCCTCTTCTTGCACGAGGCCATGTTACAGCACCCGGTATTATCTGCTATTCCACCCTTGAACCCTGCCTTATGTGCTATGCATCGCTTCTGATTCACGGAATCACGAGAATGGTGTATGCTTACGAAGATGCAATGGGCGGCGGATGCGCCTGTGACCTCACGGTTCTGCCTCCTCTTTACAGCGGCATCAGCCCCGTGATCGCGCAGGGTGTCATGAGGCGCGAAAGCCTTGCCCTGTTTCAAAAATTCTGGTCGGACGAAAAAAATTCCTATCTTAAAGACTCCTTCCTGTGCCGCTACACCATGAATTTGCCACACTGA
- a CDS encoding deoxyguanosinetriphosphate triphosphohydrolase gives MTIREDFEAREKTFLSPFACASADSKGRKRHEEPCLLRTAFQRDRDRIVYSNAFRRLKHKTQVFLSPLGDHYRTRLTHTLEVSEIARTIARAMRLNEDLTEAIAMGHDLGHTPFGHGGEMALKEIFSEDFAHNEQSLRVVDLLEHRGAGLNLSYEVRDGILKHSKGFGTILPTDACEMPHTLEGAVVRLSDVMAYLNHDLDDAVRSRVISPDQIPLRCVETLGSSHSVRVTTMIHDLVFTSREESGAFCLRFSKPVDEAMLMLRSFLYDNVYRSPKVHSEFVKAKKILVELFLYLLDRENVAQFRRCLADLELSSEPEKAVPDRRSVCDLVASMTDRYALDLYKSLFFPTPRF, from the coding sequence ATGACCATTCGTGAGGATTTCGAGGCCAGGGAAAAGACATTTCTCTCGCCCTTCGCCTGCGCCAGCGCCGACTCAAAGGGCCGGAAACGCCACGAGGAGCCCTGCCTCCTGCGCACAGCCTTTCAGCGCGACCGCGATCGCATAGTCTATTCCAACGCATTTAGAAGGCTGAAGCACAAGACCCAGGTCTTTCTTTCACCCCTTGGCGACCATTACCGCACGCGCCTCACGCATACCCTGGAGGTTTCCGAGATAGCCCGCACCATAGCGCGGGCCATGCGCCTGAACGAGGACTTAACCGAGGCCATAGCCATGGGCCACGACCTTGGCCACACGCCCTTCGGCCACGGCGGGGAAATGGCTTTGAAGGAAATCTTCTCGGAGGATTTCGCCCACAACGAGCAGAGCCTTCGGGTGGTGGACCTTCTGGAGCACCGGGGGGCGGGGCTCAACCTGTCATATGAGGTGCGGGACGGAATCCTGAAGCACTCCAAGGGCTTCGGTACGATTCTGCCCACGGACGCCTGCGAAATGCCGCACACCCTGGAAGGCGCGGTGGTGAGGCTTAGCGACGTCATGGCCTATCTCAACCACGATCTGGACGACGCAGTGCGAAGCAGGGTTATAAGCCCTGACCAGATTCCCCTCCGGTGCGTGGAAACCCTTGGCAGCAGCCATTCCGTGCGGGTCACCACCATGATCCACGACCTTGTTTTCACGTCACGCGAGGAATCCGGCGCGTTTTGCCTCAGGTTTTCCAAGCCGGTGGATGAGGCCATGCTGATGCTTCGCAGCTTTCTTTACGACAACGTGTACCGCTCCCCAAAGGTCCACAGCGAATTCGTGAAGGCCAAAAAAATTCTGGTGGAGCTATTCCTGTACCTTCTGGACAGGGAAAACGTGGCCCAGTTCAGGCGCTGCCTGGCCGATCTGGAGCTTTCTTCCGAACCGGAAAAGGCCGTGCCGGACCGCCGGAGCGTGTGCGATCTCGTAGCCTCAATGACCGACCGCTACGCCCTGGACCTCTACAAATCGCTCTTTTTCCCCACTCCGCGCTTCTGA